The proteins below are encoded in one region of Metallibacterium scheffleri:
- a CDS encoding ABC transporter permease, with the protein MNRQRLRGLVRKEFLQILRDPSAIAIAFVLPVFLLLLFGYGVSLDAHHVPLAVVVDQPTAQTSNFIGGLQQSDFFDPRPYPSLSAARAALMQRQVTGIVWLRGDFSRDMLAGKTAPVAVWVDGVDANNANILLGYLQGMWQNWLQLQADQAGQPLAIPVVAESRIWFNPALRSRDFLVPGLIAVIMTLIGALLTALVVAREWERGTMEALMASPVTMGEILLGKLVPYFVLGMGGMLLSVAMAVWLFAVPLVGSFWLLLVCSALFLLVALGMGLLISTLAKNQFVAAQVAVIVTFLPAFILSGFIFDIHSMPAVVQFLTHIVAARYYVAILQTLFLAGNVWPVVLTNSAALALMALIFFGIARRKSRKRLD; encoded by the coding sequence ATGAACCGCCAGCGTCTGCGCGGACTGGTGCGCAAGGAGTTCCTGCAGATCCTGCGCGATCCATCGGCCATCGCCATCGCCTTCGTGCTGCCGGTTTTCCTGCTGCTGCTGTTCGGCTACGGCGTGTCGCTGGACGCGCACCACGTGCCGCTGGCGGTGGTGGTCGATCAGCCCACGGCGCAGACCAGCAATTTCATCGGCGGCCTGCAGCAGTCGGATTTCTTCGACCCGCGACCTTACCCGAGCCTCAGCGCCGCGCGCGCCGCGCTGATGCAGCGCCAAGTCACCGGCATCGTCTGGCTGCGCGGTGATTTTTCGCGCGACATGCTGGCTGGAAAAACCGCGCCCGTGGCCGTGTGGGTGGACGGTGTGGATGCCAACAACGCCAATATCTTGCTGGGTTACCTGCAAGGCATGTGGCAGAACTGGCTGCAATTGCAGGCCGATCAGGCCGGGCAGCCACTGGCGATTCCAGTGGTGGCGGAAAGCCGCATCTGGTTCAACCCGGCGTTGCGCAGTCGCGATTTTCTGGTGCCGGGTTTGATCGCCGTGATCATGACCCTGATCGGCGCGCTGCTCACCGCGCTGGTGGTGGCGCGCGAGTGGGAGCGCGGCACCATGGAGGCGCTGATGGCCAGCCCGGTGACCATGGGCGAAATCCTGCTCGGCAAGCTGGTGCCGTATTTCGTGCTGGGCATGGGCGGCATGCTGTTGTCGGTGGCCATGGCGGTGTGGCTGTTCGCGGTGCCGCTGGTCGGCAGTTTCTGGCTGCTGCTGGTGTGCTCGGCGCTGTTCCTGCTGGTGGCCCTCGGCATGGGCCTGCTGATCTCCACGCTGGCGAAAAACCAGTTCGTCGCCGCGCAGGTGGCGGTGATCGTCACCTTCCTGCCGGCATTCATTCTTTCCGGCTTCATTTTCGACATCCACTCGATGCCGGCGGTGGTGCAATTCCTCACCCATATCGTCGCCGCGCGCTACTACGTGGCCATCCTGCAGACGCTGTTCCTCGCCGGCAACGTGTGGCCGGTGGTACTGACCAACAGCGCGGCGCTGGCGCTGATGGCGCTGATCTTTTTCGGCATCGCCCGGCGCAAGTCGCGCAAGAGGCTGGACTGA
- a CDS encoding ABC transporter permease, which translates to MWARIYALIIKEFLAVLRDAASRTVLIGPPLIQLMVFGYAASFDLNHIPYAVYNQDSGYAARQLLARFSGSPNFQQVATIRNDAQIAPLINDKDALLVLHVGQHFTRDLLTQKPARLQIIIDGRDSNTAALALNDVSGILLNFNQQWAAAHSQRGPPAQLVMRAWFNPNLRSRWFIVPGIVALLTLVVTLLVTGLSVAREREMGTFDQLLVTPMRPLEILIGKAVPGFVIGGLEGGFIALMAVLWFQVPFVGSVAALALGMFFFLLAAIGIGLMISSLAVTQQQGLLGVFLFLVPAIILSGFATPIANMPEAVQLLTYINPMRYFLIIVRGVFLEGSTIPMLWSQYAPLALIGLASMSAAAWLFRHRMA; encoded by the coding sequence ATGTGGGCGCGCATCTACGCCTTGATCATCAAGGAATTCCTCGCCGTGCTGCGCGATGCGGCCAGCCGCACGGTGCTGATCGGCCCGCCGCTGATCCAGCTCATGGTGTTCGGTTACGCCGCCAGCTTCGACCTGAATCACATTCCCTACGCGGTGTACAACCAGGATTCCGGGTATGCCGCGCGCCAACTGCTGGCGCGCTTCAGCGGCTCGCCCAATTTTCAGCAAGTGGCCACGATCCGCAACGATGCGCAGATCGCACCGTTGATCAACGACAAGGACGCGCTGCTAGTGCTGCACGTCGGCCAGCACTTCACCCGCGACTTGTTGACGCAAAAGCCCGCGCGGCTGCAAATCATCATCGACGGGCGCGATTCCAACACCGCGGCGCTGGCGCTCAACGATGTCAGCGGCATCCTGCTGAACTTCAATCAGCAATGGGCGGCGGCACACAGCCAGCGCGGGCCGCCGGCGCAACTGGTCATGCGCGCCTGGTTCAACCCCAATCTGCGCTCGCGCTGGTTCATCGTGCCTGGCATCGTCGCCTTGCTCACTCTGGTGGTCACCTTGCTGGTCACCGGGCTGTCGGTGGCGCGCGAGCGCGAGATGGGCACTTTCGACCAGTTGCTGGTCACGCCCATGCGGCCGCTGGAAATCCTGATCGGCAAGGCGGTGCCGGGTTTCGTCATCGGCGGGTTGGAGGGCGGCTTCATCGCGCTGATGGCGGTGCTGTGGTTCCAGGTGCCTTTCGTCGGCAGCGTGGCGGCACTGGCGCTGGGCATGTTCTTTTTCCTGCTGGCGGCGATCGGCATCGGGTTGATGATTTCCTCGCTGGCGGTGACCCAGCAGCAGGGCCTGCTCGGCGTGTTCCTGTTTCTGGTGCCGGCGATCATCCTGTCGGGCTTCGCCACGCCCATCGCCAACATGCCCGAGGCGGTGCAATTGCTGACTTACATCAACCCGATGCGCTATTTCCTGATCATCGTGCGCGGCGTGTTCCTGGAAGGCAGCACCATCCCCATGTTGTGGTCGCAATACGCGCCGCTGGCGCTGATCGGCTTGGCCAGCATGAGCGCCGCGGCCTGGCTGTTCCGCCACCGCATGGCTTGA
- a CDS encoding cation-translocating P-type ATPase, producing the protein MDSQAAMKNPHALDAASVLAAMGGDAQRGLDSAEAQMRLARHGANRLPEAKVRGAWLRLALQFHNPLIYVLLAAAALTLLLRDFTDTGVIAGVVIVNAFIGFLQEGKAEQALAAVHQLLAHRAVVLRDGLRQEIDAATLVPGDVVLIESGSRVPADLRLFEARSLRVDEAAITGESVAVDKSTAPVAVDAALAERSCMVWAATEARYGQARGVVVATGASTELGRIGHLVSAVPRSVTPLTRRLDRFARQITLFIVVASALIFIWGLWLEVLPPLEVFLAVVGLAVAAIPEGLPAIVTIVLALGARAMARHHALLRRLPAAETLGSVSVICTDKTGTLTRNEMTVVGVLLPGATLAVSGAGYAPEGGFNEDGKPVAPTQDTALQALARAALLCNDAQLQHDAQGAWTVAGDPTEGALLTLAHKAGLDAAREHADAPRVDAIPFESDRRYMATLHHDHHGHGFALLKGAPERVLELCTHTADGLPLRRDAWDARIAEAAASGRRLLAIAQRAVPAARSSLAEDDIAPGFALLGLVALQDPPRPEAAAAVAECRRAGIRVLMITGDHALTAAAIGNQLGLRGTGVLTGPEIDTLDTTALRARLQSTDVIARASPEHKLRLIAAFKAEGAQVAMTGDGVNDAPALKAADIGVAMGLRGTDAARAAADLVLGDDNFASVAHAVREGRRLFDNIRKALLFILPTNGGEAGVILLAVLLGWALPVSASQILWVNLVTEITLSVALAFEPAEPGIMRRPPRAPGAALLSGAMLARIAYVSLLMTASTFFAFQWELARGVGIDAARTAAVNMLVIGEMVYLFNMRHFTASSIHFGALRGNAVALWACALLAMAQALFTYAPPLQAVFHTRPLDAAAWLLLGVLGTAKFLAVEAEKWWLRRRGISV; encoded by the coding sequence TTGGATTCTCAAGCCGCGATGAAAAATCCGCACGCGCTCGATGCGGCCAGCGTCCTGGCGGCCATGGGCGGCGACGCTCAGCGCGGCCTCGACAGCGCCGAGGCGCAGATGCGCCTGGCGCGCCATGGCGCGAATCGCCTGCCCGAAGCCAAGGTGCGCGGCGCATGGCTGCGCCTGGCGCTGCAATTTCACAATCCATTGATCTATGTGTTGCTGGCGGCAGCCGCATTGACACTGCTGCTGCGCGATTTCACCGACACCGGCGTGATTGCCGGCGTGGTCATCGTCAACGCGTTCATCGGCTTCTTGCAGGAAGGCAAGGCCGAGCAGGCGCTCGCCGCGGTGCACCAGCTGCTGGCGCACCGCGCGGTGGTGCTGCGCGACGGCCTGCGTCAGGAAATCGACGCCGCGACGCTGGTGCCCGGCGATGTGGTGCTGATCGAGAGCGGCAGCCGCGTGCCGGCGGATTTGCGCCTGTTCGAGGCGCGCAGCCTGCGCGTGGACGAGGCCGCGATCACCGGCGAATCGGTGGCGGTGGACAAGTCCACCGCGCCCGTCGCCGTTGACGCCGCGTTGGCCGAGCGCAGCTGCATGGTCTGGGCCGCAACCGAAGCGCGTTACGGCCAGGCACGCGGCGTGGTCGTGGCCACTGGCGCCTCGACGGAGCTCGGTCGCATCGGCCACCTGGTGTCCGCGGTGCCCCGCAGCGTCACGCCGCTGACGCGCCGTCTCGATCGCTTCGCGCGGCAGATCACGCTGTTCATCGTCGTGGCCAGCGCGCTGATCTTCATCTGGGGGCTGTGGCTCGAGGTGTTGCCGCCGCTGGAGGTATTCCTCGCCGTGGTCGGCCTTGCGGTGGCTGCCATACCGGAAGGTCTGCCGGCCATCGTCACCATCGTGCTGGCCCTGGGTGCGCGCGCCATGGCGCGGCATCATGCCCTGCTGCGCCGATTGCCTGCCGCCGAGACGCTGGGCTCGGTCAGCGTGATCTGCACCGACAAAACCGGCACGCTGACGCGCAATGAGATGACCGTCGTCGGCGTGCTGCTGCCGGGCGCAACACTCGCCGTCAGCGGCGCGGGTTATGCCCCCGAAGGCGGATTCAACGAGGACGGCAAGCCCGTCGCACCCACGCAGGACACGGCGCTGCAGGCGCTGGCTCGCGCCGCACTGTTATGCAACGACGCCCAGCTGCAACACGACGCGCAGGGCGCATGGACCGTGGCCGGCGATCCCACCGAAGGCGCGCTGCTGACGCTGGCGCACAAGGCCGGACTGGACGCGGCGCGCGAACATGCCGACGCGCCGCGGGTGGATGCGATCCCGTTCGAGTCCGATCGCCGCTACATGGCCACCCTGCACCACGATCACCACGGCCACGGGTTCGCGCTGCTCAAGGGCGCGCCGGAGCGCGTGCTGGAACTGTGCACGCACACCGCCGATGGGCTGCCGTTGCGCCGCGATGCATGGGACGCGCGCATCGCCGAAGCGGCTGCGTCGGGGCGGCGCCTGCTGGCGATCGCGCAGCGCGCGGTACCGGCGGCGCGCTCGTCGCTCGCCGAGGACGACATCGCGCCAGGCTTCGCCCTGCTCGGCCTGGTAGCGCTGCAGGATCCGCCACGCCCGGAGGCTGCCGCTGCCGTGGCCGAATGCCGGCGCGCCGGCATCCGCGTGCTGATGATCACCGGCGACCACGCTCTCACCGCCGCCGCCATCGGCAATCAACTCGGCCTGCGCGGCACGGGCGTGCTGACTGGGCCGGAGATCGACACGCTCGATACAACCGCGCTGCGCGCGCGCCTGCAAAGCACCGACGTGATCGCGCGCGCCAGCCCGGAACACAAACTGCGCCTGATCGCCGCGTTCAAGGCCGAGGGCGCCCAGGTCGCCATGACCGGCGACGGCGTCAACGATGCGCCGGCGCTGAAGGCCGCCGACATCGGCGTGGCCATGGGCCTGCGCGGTACCGACGCCGCGCGCGCCGCGGCCGATCTGGTACTGGGCGACGACAACTTCGCCAGCGTCGCGCACGCCGTGCGCGAGGGTCGGCGCCTGTTCGACAACATCCGCAAGGCGCTGCTGTTCATCCTGCCTACCAACGGCGGCGAAGCCGGGGTGATCCTGCTGGCGGTCCTGCTCGGCTGGGCGCTGCCAGTCAGCGCCAGCCAGATCCTGTGGGTCAATCTGGTCACCGAAATCACCTTGTCGGTGGCACTGGCTTTCGAACCGGCCGAACCCGGCATCATGCGCCGGCCGCCGCGTGCGCCGGGCGCGGCGCTGCTCAGCGGCGCCATGCTGGCGCGCATCGCCTATGTCAGCCTGCTGATGACGGCCAGCACGTTTTTCGCATTCCAGTGGGAGCTGGCGCGCGGCGTCGGCATCGATGCCGCGCGCACCGCCGCGGTCAATATGCTGGTCATCGGCGAAATGGTGTACCTGTTCAATATGCGCCACTTCACCGCCTCCAGCATCCACTTCGGCGCGCTGCGCGGCAATGCCGTCGCATTGTGGGCCTGCGCGCTGCTGGCGATGGCGCAGGCGCTATTCACCTATGCCCCGCCGCTGCAAGCCGTGTTCCACACCCGCCCGCTGGACGCCGCCGCGTGGCTGTTGCTGGGCGTGCTTGGCACGGCCAAGTTCCTCGCTGTGGAGGCAGAGAAGTGGTGGCTGCGGCGGCGTGGCATCTCGGTCTAG
- a CDS encoding alpha/beta fold hydrolase, with translation MNTPVPAKAQPNLNVPFFWPVQLASSMAEQGMALLARNVKFADEELRLHDGSIKPRLATAHSVRLKLRTLDLCDYSAPDAKGIPTLVNAPYAGHTSMIADYHEGQSLMQTLKTNGVGALFLTDWHSATQDMKDLEVDQYLGDFLACVDDLGGRVNLVGLCQGGWMAAMLAARFPDKVASLVLAGSPIDTHAGNGPLVKMVKRSPMSFYEELVQSGGGLMLGKYMLAGWKNMHPEQHYVQDQIDLYEHIDDPVWLSKTEAFERWYENPLDLPGRWYLQVIDQLFKRNLLAKGDYVGLGRALKLKAIACPLYLLAGESDDITRPEQVFAAETLCGTPKDLIEKRIVPGGHVGLFMGGRTLKETWPEIATWILKPR, from the coding sequence ATGAACACCCCCGTGCCAGCCAAAGCACAACCCAACCTCAACGTGCCGTTTTTCTGGCCAGTGCAACTGGCCAGCAGCATGGCCGAACAAGGCATGGCTCTGCTTGCGCGCAACGTCAAGTTCGCCGATGAGGAACTGCGCCTGCACGACGGCAGCATCAAGCCCAGGCTCGCCACCGCGCACAGCGTGCGCCTGAAACTGCGCACACTCGATCTGTGCGACTACTCCGCGCCCGATGCCAAGGGCATCCCCACCCTGGTCAACGCCCCCTACGCCGGCCATACCTCGATGATCGCCGACTACCACGAAGGCCAGAGCCTGATGCAGACGCTGAAAACCAACGGCGTCGGTGCGTTGTTCCTCACCGACTGGCACAGCGCCACGCAGGACATGAAAGACCTCGAAGTCGACCAATACCTCGGCGACTTTCTCGCCTGCGTCGACGATCTCGGCGGACGCGTCAACCTGGTCGGCCTGTGCCAGGGCGGCTGGATGGCGGCGATGCTGGCCGCGCGCTTTCCCGACAAGGTCGCCAGCCTGGTGCTGGCCGGTTCGCCCATCGACACCCACGCCGGCAACGGCCCGCTGGTGAAAATGGTCAAACGAAGCCCGATGAGTTTCTACGAGGAACTGGTGCAAAGCGGCGGCGGGCTGATGCTGGGCAAATACATGCTGGCCGGATGGAAAAACATGCACCCCGAGCAGCACTACGTGCAGGATCAGATCGATCTGTATGAGCACATCGACGACCCGGTGTGGCTGAGCAAGACCGAAGCCTTCGAGCGCTGGTACGAAAACCCGCTGGACCTGCCCGGCCGCTGGTATCTGCAGGTCATCGACCAGTTGTTCAAGCGCAACCTGCTGGCCAAGGGCGACTACGTCGGCCTGGGCCGCGCGCTCAAGCTCAAGGCCATCGCGTGCCCGCTGTACCTGCTGGCAGGCGAGAGCGACGACATCACCCGCCCTGAGCAGGTGTTTGCCGCCGAGACCCTCTGCGGCACGCCGAAAGACCTGATCGAAAAACGCATCGTACCCGGCGGCCACGTCGGTCTGTTCATGGGCGGGCGCACACTGAAGGAAACCTGGCCGGAGATCGCTACTTGGATTCTCAAGCCGCGATGA
- a CDS encoding plasma-membrane proton-efflux P-type ATPase has protein sequence MTAVPKVRTAPVRQASDLPPTDHTQGLTRLEAAQRLQRFGPNVIADKPVPAWRQLLVKFWAPVPWMLEAVIVLQVLLGRVTESIVIAALLVFNALVAFAQEQRAKDALTLLRKQLHVNARVLRDGRWQVLAAEQVVPGDIVHVRAGDIVPADLALFDGAVSLDQAALTGESLPVDAGSGKPAWTGSIVRQGEASGSVTATGAHTFFGRTAELVRNSNAPSHMQRTIFAIVKRLVIFDAGLVVLVVAFALWHHLPLADTTIFALMLLVASVPVALPATYTLATAVSSLQLARQGVLVTRLPAVEEAAAMDTLVSDKTGTLTQNTLTLAGVTPLAAGSDANAVLRAAALASDEATQDPLDLAVLTPARAQALLKDAPQRQAFHPFDPATRRSEGVYTVDAQLWRAVKGAANVIGPLCKLDATQQSMLNAAEKTLAARGARVLAVAAGPADALQLLGVIGLSDPPRPDAANLIQQLTQLGVRVHMATGDALETARAIGVQLGMGTRVCEARGESLQHPENCDLFARVLPEDKHAIVQAMQRSGHVTGMTGDGVNDAPALRQAELGIAVASATDVAKAAAGVVLTAPGLGGVLTVVRRGREVHRRMLTYTLNKVLRTLVIVVFLTFGVLLTGQFVISPLLIVLMLFANDFATMSIATDRVLPAARPQRWQVGRLMGAAGLLAMLSLLASLLIYLWARALGLSAVQLQTVVFLILVFTNQTGIYVLRNDAPMWRLAPSRWMAAASLGDIVIVSLLAGFGILMAALPWVVVGGVLLASVVFALLLDLIKRPLFTRFHIA, from the coding sequence ATGACCGCAGTACCGAAAGTCCGGACGGCACCCGTGCGGCAAGCGTCAGACCTTCCACCCACTGACCACACGCAAGGCTTGACCCGTCTCGAAGCCGCGCAGCGCCTGCAGCGATTCGGTCCCAATGTGATTGCCGACAAGCCGGTTCCCGCCTGGCGGCAGCTGCTGGTCAAGTTCTGGGCGCCGGTGCCGTGGATGCTGGAAGCGGTGATCGTGCTGCAGGTGCTGTTGGGGCGCGTCACCGAGTCCATCGTGATCGCCGCGCTGCTGGTGTTCAACGCACTGGTGGCATTCGCGCAGGAGCAGCGCGCGAAAGATGCCCTGACGCTGCTGCGCAAGCAATTGCATGTCAATGCACGCGTGCTGCGTGACGGTCGCTGGCAAGTGTTGGCAGCGGAGCAGGTGGTGCCGGGGGACATCGTGCATGTGCGCGCGGGCGATATCGTGCCGGCCGATCTGGCCTTGTTCGATGGCGCCGTGTCGCTGGATCAGGCCGCGCTCACCGGCGAGTCGCTGCCGGTCGATGCCGGTTCCGGCAAGCCGGCCTGGACCGGTTCCATCGTACGCCAGGGCGAAGCCAGTGGCAGTGTCACGGCCACCGGCGCACACACCTTTTTCGGACGCACTGCCGAACTGGTGCGCAACTCGAATGCGCCCAGCCACATGCAGCGCACCATCTTCGCCATCGTCAAGCGACTGGTGATTTTCGACGCGGGGCTGGTCGTGCTGGTCGTGGCGTTCGCGCTCTGGCATCACCTGCCGCTGGCCGACACGACGATTTTCGCCTTGATGCTGCTGGTGGCTTCCGTACCGGTGGCGTTGCCTGCAACCTACACATTGGCCACCGCGGTCAGCAGCTTGCAATTGGCGCGCCAAGGCGTGCTGGTCACGCGTCTGCCCGCCGTGGAAGAGGCTGCGGCCATGGACACGCTGGTGTCGGACAAGACCGGCACACTGACGCAAAACACGCTCACCCTCGCCGGCGTCACGCCGCTTGCCGCGGGCAGCGACGCGAACGCTGTGCTGCGCGCCGCGGCCTTGGCCAGTGACGAGGCGACGCAAGATCCGCTGGACCTGGCCGTACTCACTCCCGCGCGTGCACAGGCGTTGCTCAAGGACGCCCCCCAGCGGCAAGCCTTCCATCCCTTCGACCCGGCGACGCGCCGCAGCGAAGGCGTCTATACCGTGGACGCTCAGCTCTGGCGTGCAGTCAAGGGCGCGGCCAATGTGATTGGCCCGTTGTGCAAGCTGGATGCCACGCAGCAGAGCATGCTGAACGCCGCGGAAAAAACGCTGGCCGCCCGTGGCGCACGCGTACTGGCGGTAGCCGCGGGCCCGGCGGACGCATTGCAGTTGCTGGGCGTGATCGGCCTGTCCGACCCGCCACGGCCGGATGCCGCCAACCTCATCCAGCAGCTCACGCAACTGGGCGTACGCGTGCACATGGCTACCGGCGATGCGCTGGAAACCGCACGCGCCATCGGTGTCCAACTCGGCATGGGCACGCGCGTCTGCGAGGCCAGGGGCGAGTCCCTGCAGCACCCGGAGAACTGCGACCTGTTTGCGCGCGTGCTGCCCGAGGACAAGCACGCCATCGTGCAGGCCATGCAGCGCTCCGGCCATGTCACCGGCATGACCGGCGATGGCGTCAACGACGCGCCGGCGCTGCGTCAGGCCGAACTGGGCATCGCCGTGGCCAGCGCGACCGATGTCGCCAAGGCCGCTGCCGGCGTGGTGCTCACTGCTCCAGGTCTGGGTGGTGTGCTCACCGTGGTGCGCAGGGGGCGCGAGGTGCACCGGCGCATGCTCACCTACACCCTCAACAAGGTGTTGCGCACGCTGGTCATCGTGGTGTTTCTGACCTTTGGCGTATTGCTGACCGGGCAGTTCGTCATTTCACCCCTGCTCATCGTGCTGATGCTGTTCGCCAACGATTTCGCCACGATGAGCATCGCCACCGACCGCGTGCTGCCCGCGGCCAGACCGCAGCGCTGGCAGGTCGGGCGACTGATGGGTGCGGCCGGGCTGCTGGCCATGCTGTCACTGTTGGCCTCGCTGCTGATCTACCTCTGGGCACGGGCGCTGGGCTTGAGCGCCGTGCAACTGCAGACGGTGGTATTCCTGATCCTGGTGTTCACCAACCAGACCGGCATCTACGTGCTGCGCAACGACGCGCCCATGTGGCGGTTGGCGCCGTCGCGTTGGATGGCTGCCGCGAGTCTCGGTGACATCGTCATCGTGAGCCTGCTGGCCGGTTTCGGCATCCTGATGGCGGCGCTGCCCTGGGTCGTGGTCGGCGGCGTGCTGCTCGCCAGCGTGGTCTTCGCGCTGCTGCTTGATCTGATCAAACGCCCGCTGTTCACCCGTTTTCACATTGCATGA
- a CDS encoding dihydrolipoyl dehydrogenase has product MNPGDFTPLKSLPATVDVLILGAGGAGYPAAFFLARSGNSVLLVDPIGNLGGDCLAEGCVPSKAMREAALVRALADKFGNFGLRGDKPAVDWRAVLAHKDRVQNTRYAQHREEIARGGALFVQGRGAIVAPNRARIDAADGDTREVEFRHLILGTGSRPARLPIRGAELAITSHELFRIGADLPQPRHLIIIGGGYIGVETASMLQALGSAVSVLEFTAQVLPGFDAELAEFLHASLAQRVRIERSAQVTAIEHARDGYAVRYMQNGKPQSVQGDAVLMATGRVAVLPDGLDHLGVRLEHGHVVVDETLRSSNPQVWAPGDVNGRSMLFHSAVRQSLVAAHCIAAGGQAVDRMHFDAVPMTVFTEPELAHAGLTSAQAEDALGASAVAVTRYDYAHDSRAQIYDETQGFIKLVFSRKDARLLGAQIAGMDAAQLIAPLALALERNLDARALAATSFPHPMLSEGINKAARAFQP; this is encoded by the coding sequence ATGAATCCAGGAGATTTCACTCCCTTGAAATCCCTGCCTGCCACTGTGGATGTGCTGATCCTCGGCGCGGGCGGTGCGGGCTATCCGGCGGCATTCTTTCTCGCCAGATCCGGCAACAGCGTGCTGCTGGTCGACCCGATCGGCAATCTCGGCGGCGATTGCCTGGCCGAGGGCTGCGTACCTTCGAAAGCGATGCGCGAAGCGGCGCTGGTGCGGGCGCTTGCGGACAAGTTCGGCAACTTCGGCCTGCGCGGCGACAAGCCCGCAGTCGATTGGCGCGCCGTGCTGGCGCACAAGGACCGCGTGCAGAACACGCGCTACGCGCAGCACCGCGAGGAAATCGCCCGAGGCGGCGCGCTGTTCGTGCAAGGGCGCGGCGCGATCGTCGCGCCCAATCGTGCGCGCATCGATGCCGCTGACGGCGACACGCGGGAGGTCGAATTTCGCCATCTGATCCTCGGCACCGGTTCACGCCCGGCGCGGCTGCCGATCCGCGGAGCGGAACTGGCCATCACCTCGCATGAGCTGTTTCGGATCGGCGCAGATCTGCCTCAGCCTAGGCACCTGATCATCATCGGCGGTGGTTATATCGGCGTGGAAACCGCCTCGATGCTGCAGGCGCTGGGCAGCGCGGTCAGTGTGCTGGAATTCACCGCGCAGGTGCTGCCCGGCTTCGATGCGGAACTGGCGGAGTTTCTGCATGCCAGCCTGGCGCAGCGCGTGCGCATCGAACGGTCGGCACAAGTCACGGCCATCGAACACGCGCGTGACGGGTATGCCGTGCGCTATATGCAAAACGGCAAGCCACAGTCCGTGCAGGGCGATGCGGTGCTGATGGCAACCGGGCGCGTGGCGGTGTTGCCCGATGGTCTCGACCATCTGGGTGTGCGGCTGGAACATGGTCATGTGGTCGTCGATGAAACCCTGCGCAGCAGCAACCCGCAGGTGTGGGCGCCAGGCGATGTCAACGGCCGCAGCATGCTGTTTCACTCGGCGGTGCGACAAAGCCTGGTGGCGGCGCACTGCATTGCCGCGGGTGGGCAGGCGGTCGATCGCATGCACTTCGACGCGGTGCCGATGACCGTGTTCACCGAGCCGGAACTGGCGCATGCCGGCCTCACTTCTGCGCAGGCCGAGGACGCCTTGGGCGCGAGCGCGGTGGCCGTGACGCGGTATGACTACGCGCACGACTCGCGCGCGCAGATCTACGACGAGACGCAAGGCTTCATCAAACTGGTGTTCAGCCGCAAGGATGCACGCTTGCTGGGCGCGCAAATCGCCGGCATGGACGCCGCGCAGCTGATTGCACCGCTGGCGCTCGCGCTCGAGCGCAACCTTGATGCGCGCGCGCTGGCGGCCACCAGTTTTCCGCATCCCATGCTCAGCGAGGGCATCAACAAGGCCGCGCGAGCTTTCCAGCCTTGA